One Thiocapsa sp. genomic window carries:
- a CDS encoding IS701 family transposase: MITKNSPRKDDVRKQLNNNLALHIEEYHHCFRNETSDGHELGAAYIRGLFKTEAGKRNIERMNEELELSGDGYQRVQQFITNSTWSAPNLISEIALNTSDLYASENEYRRCDVGYIIDESAHIKKGKNSAGVARQYAGVRGKVENCQVGVYVSLVWNAHSTLINERLFLPECWTSDPKRCEKAGIPEEKRTFKTKLDLALEMVKADVEAGVEFGWVGGDGLYGHGSELGNSLDNMGLTFILDVHCNQQIYPTKPDLGVPESASKRGAKPTKLRADRDSIRVDLYAQQLSIYEWQTITVRDGTKGQLTLSMHASRVWLWDGKSDALTERVLVISRNQSDNKIKYSLSNADYLTTSIQRFAYMQAQRYWVERAFQEAKSEFGMSDYQVRKWDAWHHHMALVMLSLSFIVKERMFYKDDCPLLSCRDIRLMIIAMLLNDPAAVDKKIAQMEIRHKQRREDIDRRYKANVAA; the protein is encoded by the coding sequence ATGATCACGAAAAACAGCCCTAGAAAAGACGATGTGCGAAAGCAGTTAAATAACAACCTCGCGCTTCACATCGAAGAATATCATCATTGCTTTCGGAATGAAACATCCGACGGCCATGAGTTAGGCGCGGCATATATTCGCGGTCTCTTTAAAACAGAAGCAGGAAAGCGCAATATAGAACGCATGAACGAAGAACTCGAATTGTCTGGCGATGGCTATCAGCGTGTTCAGCAGTTTATTACGAACTCGACATGGTCAGCACCCAATCTAATCAGTGAAATCGCACTGAACACGTCTGATCTATACGCCAGCGAAAACGAGTATCGACGTTGTGATGTCGGGTATATTATCGATGAGTCAGCGCATATCAAGAAAGGAAAAAACTCCGCTGGCGTCGCGCGACAATATGCCGGTGTCAGGGGAAAAGTCGAGAATTGCCAAGTTGGTGTATATGTCAGTCTGGTATGGAATGCACATAGCACGTTGATTAATGAGCGGCTCTTTCTGCCGGAATGCTGGACGTCCGATCCCAAACGCTGCGAGAAGGCCGGGATCCCAGAGGAAAAGCGGACGTTCAAAACAAAACTCGACCTCGCCCTTGAGATGGTCAAAGCCGACGTCGAGGCTGGCGTAGAGTTTGGCTGGGTTGGGGGAGATGGTCTTTACGGCCATGGATCTGAACTCGGCAACAGCTTGGATAACATGGGGTTAACGTTCATACTCGATGTGCATTGCAATCAACAGATCTATCCCACGAAACCGGATCTCGGTGTTCCTGAAAGCGCGTCGAAACGTGGAGCGAAGCCAACGAAACTGCGTGCCGATAGGGATTCCATTCGAGTCGATTTGTACGCCCAGCAACTTTCTATTTATGAATGGCAGACGATCACCGTTCGAGACGGCACGAAGGGGCAGCTGACGCTCTCGATGCATGCGTCCCGTGTTTGGCTCTGGGACGGCAAGTCGGACGCGCTGACCGAGCGCGTTCTTGTCATTAGCAGAAATCAGTCGGACAACAAGATCAAGTACTCGCTGAGCAACGCCGATTATCTTACTACATCGATCCAACGATTCGCTTACATGCAGGCACAGCGCTATTGGGTCGAGCGCGCGTTTCAAGAAGCCAAGAGCGAGTTTGGAATGTCCGATTACCAAGTCAGAAAGTGGGATGCGTGGCACCATCATATGGCGCTCGTCATGTTATCGCTATCATTTATCGTTAAAGAGCGCATGTTTTACAAAGACGATTGTCCGTTGCTGAGTTGTCGGGACATTCGGCTGATGATTATAGCGATGCTACTCAACGACCCCGCTGCCGTGGATAAGAAAATAGCACAAATGGAAATCAGACATAAGCAAAGGCGCGAAGACATTGATCGACGCTACAAAGCGAACGTCGCTGCATGA
- a CDS encoding GGDEF domain-containing protein has product MIKAKRINDQYGHNVGDIILSTVAGKLQNAIRRTDSLARWGGEEFVILAVDSDIHQALLLAEKIRETVREIPFENKITLTVSIGVAEYQPDETFDHFCCRADAALYRAKDEGRNRIVIDTQAASIENALNPCGE; this is encoded by the coding sequence ATGATCAAGGCCAAACGGATCAACGATCAATACGGCCATAATGTGGGAGATATTATACTATCCACAGTGGCAGGCAAACTGCAAAATGCGATTCGACGAACGGACAGTCTGGCTCGATGGGGAGGAGAAGAATTTGTTATTCTTGCCGTGGATTCCGACATCCATCAGGCATTGCTTCTCGCAGAAAAAATCCGCGAAACCGTGCGGGAGATTCCCTTTGAAAATAAGATCACGCTCACGGTGAGCATAGGTGTAGCGGAATATCAACCGGATGAAACATTTGATCACTTTTGCTGCCGGGCGGACGCTGCTCTGTATCGTGCGAAAGACGAGGGCCGAAACCGGATTGTCATTGACACTCAGGCCGCGTCTATAGAGAATGCTCTGAACCCCTGTGGCGAATAA